A region from the Microcella frigidaquae genome encodes:
- a CDS encoding M3 family metallopeptidase, whose protein sequence is MSNPFLAPSTLPYQLPPFAEIRDEHYAPAIEQGMAEQLAEIQTITRRRDMPTFENTMVPLEQSGQLLTRVLRVFYNKASADSNDTTNALEAELAPKLAAHTDAIKLDAALYWRIAQLHDQRELLPLTAEQRYLIERHYTEMTLAGAGLDEAQKQRLSELNARISTLETAFEKNLLADTNELAVVIDDPAELAGLTPGEISAAAQAAADRGLEGKHLVTLVLPTGHPWLESLTNRATRERIMAASRARGSRAGEHDNRPVLLEIARLRAERAELLGFANHAAFVTADQTAKTPERVAAMLERLAPAAARNAAAEQAKLEALAGHPIAAHDWAHYSEKVRKAEYDVDLGELRPYFEAERVLWRGVFAAATKVFGITFTERTDLQGYHPEVRVFEVRNEDGSELGLYLLDLYTRDSKRGGAWMNELIGQNALLGHPTVVVNNLNVPKPAAGEPTLLTYDEVNTFFHEFGHALHGLFAHVTYPRFTGTNVYRDFVEFPSQVNEMWMLWPEIVNDYAVHHETGEPIPAEVLERVRAAQLWGEGFATSEYLAAALLDQAWHTLSAAEAAAVTDVAAFEAEALARVGLDNPAVPTRYSSTYFAHTFSGGYDAGYYSYIWSEVLDADTVQWFEQNGGLTRANGDRFRKYVLGLGGAGDPLEAYRAFRGRDAEIEPLLQRRGLAA, encoded by the coding sequence GAGCACCCTCCCCTACCAGCTGCCCCCCTTCGCGGAGATCCGCGACGAGCACTACGCGCCCGCCATCGAGCAGGGCATGGCCGAGCAGCTCGCCGAGATCCAGACCATTACGCGACGCCGCGACATGCCGACCTTCGAGAACACGATGGTGCCGCTCGAGCAGAGCGGACAGCTTCTGACCCGCGTGCTGCGGGTCTTCTACAACAAGGCCTCGGCCGACTCGAACGACACCACGAACGCGCTCGAGGCCGAGCTCGCCCCGAAGCTCGCCGCGCACACCGACGCGATCAAGCTCGACGCCGCGCTCTACTGGCGCATCGCCCAGCTGCACGATCAGCGCGAGTTACTACCCCTGACGGCCGAGCAGCGCTACTTGATCGAGCGGCACTACACCGAGATGACCCTCGCCGGCGCCGGGCTCGATGAGGCGCAGAAGCAGCGACTGAGCGAGCTCAACGCCCGCATCTCGACCCTCGAGACCGCGTTCGAGAAGAACCTGCTCGCCGACACCAACGAACTGGCCGTCGTCATCGACGACCCCGCCGAGCTCGCGGGGCTCACCCCCGGCGAGATCAGCGCCGCCGCGCAGGCCGCCGCCGACCGCGGACTCGAGGGGAAGCACCTGGTCACCCTCGTGCTGCCGACCGGCCACCCCTGGCTTGAAAGCCTGACGAACCGGGCGACCCGCGAGCGCATCATGGCCGCCTCGCGCGCCCGCGGCTCGCGTGCCGGCGAGCACGACAACCGGCCCGTGCTGCTCGAGATCGCGCGCCTGCGCGCCGAGCGCGCCGAGCTGCTCGGCTTCGCCAACCACGCCGCCTTCGTCACCGCCGACCAGACCGCCAAGACCCCCGAGCGGGTCGCCGCCATGCTCGAGCGCCTCGCCCCCGCCGCGGCCCGCAACGCCGCCGCCGAGCAGGCCAAGCTCGAGGCCCTCGCCGGTCACCCGATCGCCGCCCACGACTGGGCGCACTACAGCGAGAAGGTGCGCAAGGCCGAGTACGACGTCGACCTGGGCGAGCTGCGCCCCTACTTCGAGGCCGAGCGCGTGCTGTGGCGCGGAGTCTTCGCCGCTGCCACGAAGGTCTTTGGGATCACCTTCACCGAGCGGACGGATCTGCAGGGCTACCACCCGGAGGTGCGGGTGTTCGAGGTGCGCAACGAGGATGGCTCCGAGCTCGGGCTCTACCTGCTCGACCTGTACACCCGCGACAGCAAGCGCGGCGGCGCGTGGATGAACGAGCTGATCGGGCAGAACGCGCTGCTCGGGCATCCGACGGTCGTCGTCAACAACCTCAATGTGCCCAAGCCCGCCGCGGGCGAGCCGACCCTGCTCACCTACGACGAGGTCAACACGTTCTTCCACGAGTTCGGCCACGCGCTGCACGGGCTCTTCGCGCACGTCACCTACCCGCGGTTCACCGGCACGAACGTGTACCGCGACTTCGTCGAGTTCCCCAGCCAGGTCAACGAGATGTGGATGCTCTGGCCCGAGATCGTGAACGACTACGCCGTGCACCACGAGACGGGGGAGCCGATCCCCGCCGAGGTGCTCGAGCGCGTGCGGGCGGCGCAGCTGTGGGGCGAGGGCTTCGCGACGAGCGAGTACCTCGCCGCGGCGCTGCTCGACCAGGCCTGGCACACGCTCAGCGCCGCCGAGGCCGCCGCCGTGACGGATGTCGCCGCCTTCGAAGCCGAGGCCCTCGCGCGCGTGGGGCTCGACAACCCGGCGGTGCCCACCCGCTACAGCTCGACGTACTTCGCCCATACCTTCTCGGGCGGCTACGACGCCGGCTACTACAGCTACATCTGGAGCGAGGTGCTCGACGCCGACACCGTGCAGTGGTTCGAGCAGAACGGCGGGCTCACGCGCGCCAACGGCGACCGCTTTAGGAAGTACGTGCTCGGGCTCGGCGGCGCGGGCGACCCGCTCGAGGCCTACCGCGCCTTCCGCGGGCGCGACGCCGAGATCGAGCCGCTGCTGCAGCGCCGCGGGCTGGCCGCGTAG
- a CDS encoding solute carrier family 23 protein — MARLWTVHGDGKTVAPGAIVAPEERLSWPRTIGFGLQHVVAMFGATFLVPILTGFPPSTTLLFSGIGTILFLLITQNRLPSYLGSSFAFIAPIQAASMSEGREVALGGVLVVGLSLALVGILVHVVGTGWIHRLLPPVVAGTIVALIGFNLAPAAKSGFQASPLTAVVTLVAVILVAVLFRGIIGRLSIIIGVVVGYLFALARGEVDFSGLEGAAAVGLPEFTLPVLGVEYLGTYLAFLPVVLALVAENVGHVKGVGFLAKRDLDPLTGRALFADGLATTIAAIGGGSATTTYGENIGVMSSTRVFSTAAYWVAAITAIVLSLSPWFGQFLFTVPAGVIGGVTTALYGLIGIIGVRMWVDAKVDFSKPKNQFTAAIALIIAIADFTVFDAAGGVLFSGIVLGTIAALVVYHSMDLLGRLRKTDVADEPVAASAD, encoded by the coding sequence GTGGCCCGCTTGTGGACTGTTCATGGAGACGGCAAGACCGTCGCACCCGGGGCGATCGTCGCCCCCGAGGAGCGGCTCAGCTGGCCGCGCACGATCGGCTTCGGCCTGCAGCACGTCGTCGCGATGTTCGGGGCGACCTTCCTCGTGCCGATCCTCACCGGCTTCCCGCCGTCGACGACGCTGCTGTTCTCCGGCATCGGCACGATCCTCTTCCTCCTCATCACCCAGAACCGGCTGCCGAGCTACCTCGGCTCGTCGTTCGCGTTCATCGCGCCGATCCAGGCCGCCTCGATGTCGGAGGGCCGCGAGGTCGCCCTCGGCGGCGTGCTCGTCGTCGGCCTGTCGCTCGCGCTCGTGGGCATCCTCGTGCACGTCGTCGGCACCGGCTGGATCCACCGGCTGCTGCCGCCGGTCGTCGCCGGCACGATCGTCGCCCTCATCGGCTTCAACCTCGCCCCCGCCGCGAAGAGCGGCTTCCAGGCCTCGCCGCTGACGGCCGTCGTGACGCTCGTCGCGGTGATCCTCGTCGCCGTCCTGTTCCGCGGCATCATCGGCCGGCTGTCGATCATCATCGGCGTCGTCGTCGGCTACCTCTTCGCGCTCGCGCGCGGCGAGGTCGACTTCAGCGGTCTCGAGGGCGCGGCTGCGGTCGGCCTGCCCGAGTTCACGCTGCCGGTACTCGGCGTCGAATACCTCGGCACCTACCTCGCCTTCCTGCCCGTCGTGCTCGCGCTCGTCGCCGAGAACGTGGGCCATGTGAAGGGCGTCGGGTTCCTCGCCAAGCGCGACCTCGACCCGCTCACCGGCCGCGCCCTGTTCGCCGACGGCCTTGCCACGACGATCGCGGCGATCGGCGGCGGTTCGGCGACCACCACCTACGGTGAGAACATCGGCGTCATGTCGAGCACGCGCGTGTTCTCGACCGCGGCCTACTGGGTCGCCGCGATCACCGCGATCGTGCTGAGCCTCTCGCCGTGGTTCGGGCAGTTCCTGTTCACGGTGCCCGCGGGCGTGATCGGCGGTGTCACGACGGCCCTGTACGGCCTCATCGGCATCATCGGCGTGCGCATGTGGGTCGACGCGAAGGTCGACTTCTCGAAGCCGAAGAACCAGTTCACGGCCGCGATCGCGCTCATCATCGCGATCGCCGACTTCACGGTGTTCGACGCGGCGGGCGGCGTGCTGTTCAGCGGCATCGTGCTCGGCACGATCGCCGCGCTCGTCGTGTACCACTCGATGGATCTGCTCGGTCGCCTGCGCAAGACCGACGTCGCCGACGAGCCGGTCGCGGCCAGCGCCGACTAG
- a CDS encoding GNAT family N-acetyltransferase, whose amino-acid sequence MTDPANALPLDETSRAALAAQGLEYAVVPTGEEAVQGSPEAAAHERWLQAYHRGFHFEGLSPEQLVEYRAALAAPRTVGVWDATTAEPEHPVATVASWRSPLSMGEGGMGEGEAGVGRELEGWAISLVSVAATHRRRGIANALLEGELRAAHAAGIPMAMLTVSEATIYGRWGFGPATSVAELRVDTRGLRFTGPAPQGRVHQVSTPSLRPIAPELARRAAVRRGGDVPQRPLHWDRLLGLSTRTAGRANALRAVRYDDADGTPQGFAVYSLAGNPRDFADHTLAVEYLCAATDDALAALWRCLLDQDLVTAVTAPMRPIDDPLPWMLTNPRAVATAARTDHLWLRILDVPAALTARRYAAADTLLLRVSDPLGFAAGAWMLTTGPDGAATVASDPDEHGGWEHGAVVDLGVAELGSLLLGGVSADTLRAAGRLTEGTPGAAQRFDAVLRVPRAPFLSYWF is encoded by the coding sequence ATGACCGACCCCGCCAACGCCCTGCCGCTCGACGAGACCTCGCGCGCGGCGCTCGCCGCCCAGGGGCTCGAGTACGCGGTCGTGCCGACCGGCGAGGAGGCCGTCCAGGGCAGCCCCGAGGCCGCGGCGCACGAGCGCTGGCTGCAGGCGTACCACCGCGGCTTCCACTTCGAGGGCCTCAGCCCCGAGCAGCTCGTCGAGTACCGCGCAGCGCTGGCCGCACCCCGGACGGTCGGGGTGTGGGATGCGACGACGGCCGAGCCGGAGCATCCGGTCGCCACGGTCGCCTCGTGGCGGTCGCCGCTGAGCATGGGCGAGGGCGGCATGGGCGAGGGCGAGGCAGGCGTGGGCCGCGAGCTCGAGGGCTGGGCGATCAGCCTCGTCTCGGTGGCGGCGACGCATCGGCGCCGCGGCATCGCGAACGCGCTGCTCGAGGGCGAGCTGCGGGCCGCGCACGCTGCGGGCATCCCGATGGCGATGCTCACCGTGTCGGAGGCCACCATCTACGGGCGCTGGGGCTTCGGCCCCGCGACGAGCGTCGCCGAACTGCGCGTCGACACCCGCGGGCTGCGCTTCACGGGGCCAGCGCCGCAGGGCCGCGTGCACCAGGTGAGCACGCCGAGCCTGCGCCCGATCGCTCCCGAGCTGGCGCGTCGCGCCGCCGTGCGCCGAGGTGGCGATGTGCCGCAGCGTCCGCTGCACTGGGACCGCCTGCTCGGGCTCTCCACCCGCACCGCCGGGCGCGCGAACGCCCTGCGCGCGGTGCGCTACGACGACGCCGACGGCACGCCCCAGGGCTTCGCCGTGTACTCCCTCGCCGGCAACCCGCGCGACTTCGCCGACCACACCCTCGCGGTCGAGTACCTCTGCGCGGCGACCGACGACGCGCTTGCCGCCTTGTGGCGCTGCCTGCTCGACCAAGACCTGGTCACGGCGGTGACGGCCCCGATGCGCCCGATCGACGACCCGTTGCCGTGGATGCTCACCAACCCCCGCGCGGTCGCTACCGCCGCGCGCACCGACCACCTGTGGCTGCGCATCCTCGACGTGCCCGCCGCGCTCACCGCGCGCCGCTACGCGGCGGCCGACACCCTGCTGCTGCGCGTCAGCGATCCGCTCGGCTTCGCCGCCGGCGCGTGGATGCTCACGACGGGCCCCGACGGTGCCGCGACCGTGGCATCCGATCCTGACGAGCACGGTGGGTGGGAGCACGGGGCCGTCGTCGACCTGGGCGTGGCCGAGCTCGGCTCGCTGCTGCTCGGCGGTGTCTCGGCCGACACCCTGCGTGCGGCGGGGCGCCTCACCGAGGGCACGCCGGGCGCCGCGCAGCGCTTCGACGCCGTGCTGCGCGTGCCGCGCGCGCCGTTCCTCAGCTACTGGTTCTGA
- a CDS encoding benzoate/H(+) symporter BenE family transporter has protein sequence MLQPIIAGVIGALTGFASSFALVIAGLIAVGASPAEAASGLLVLCIAQAVLAGLLSWRFRLPLSFAWSTPGAALLVAAEGTTGSYGAAVGAFLVCGLLIVVSGLWPWLGRAMTRIPMPLAGAMLAGILFPICIAPVTAVVEEPLLAAPVVLVWLLLVRWLPRWAVPAAMLVAIVGVVISAGGEWMRDASLAPALTLTAPVLDPLVIVSLGVPLYIVTMAGQNVPGFAVLTTLGFRGVPARTVLAASGAATVLTAPFGGYALNLAAITAALMAGPDSHPEPARRWVAPVAGGVTYVLLGLGAGVATALVAAAPPILIIAVAGLALFGAFSTGIVSAFEAPETRLTAAVTLIVVASGVVVLGIGSAFWGLVVGALVMLVTARRSTVVLTPTEESP, from the coding sequence GTGCTGCAGCCGATCATCGCCGGGGTCATCGGCGCGCTCACCGGGTTCGCCAGCTCGTTCGCGCTCGTGATCGCGGGCCTCATCGCGGTGGGAGCGAGCCCCGCCGAGGCGGCGAGCGGCCTGCTGGTGCTGTGCATCGCGCAGGCCGTGCTGGCCGGGCTGCTGTCGTGGCGGTTCCGGCTGCCCCTGAGCTTCGCGTGGTCGACGCCCGGTGCCGCGCTGCTGGTCGCGGCGGAGGGCACGACCGGCTCGTACGGTGCAGCCGTCGGCGCCTTCCTGGTGTGCGGGTTGCTCATCGTCGTGAGCGGGCTGTGGCCGTGGCTCGGTCGGGCGATGACGCGCATCCCGATGCCCCTCGCGGGGGCGATGCTCGCGGGCATCCTCTTCCCGATCTGCATCGCGCCGGTCACCGCGGTCGTCGAGGAGCCCCTGCTGGCGGCCCCCGTCGTGCTGGTGTGGCTGCTGCTGGTGCGCTGGCTGCCGCGCTGGGCGGTGCCGGCGGCGATGCTGGTCGCGATCGTCGGCGTCGTCATCAGCGCCGGCGGCGAGTGGATGCGCGACGCGAGCCTCGCGCCCGCCCTCACCTTGACCGCGCCGGTGCTCGACCCGCTCGTGATCGTGTCGCTCGGGGTGCCGCTGTACATCGTCACGATGGCGGGGCAGAACGTGCCCGGGTTCGCGGTGCTGACCACGCTCGGCTTCCGGGGGGTGCCGGCGCGCACGGTGCTGGCGGCGAGCGGCGCCGCCACCGTGCTCACCGCGCCGTTCGGGGGATACGCCCTCAACCTGGCCGCGATCACCGCGGCGCTCATGGCGGGCCCCGATTCGCATCCTGAGCCGGCACGGCGCTGGGTGGCTCCGGTCGCGGGCGGGGTCACCTACGTGCTGCTCGGCCTCGGTGCGGGTGTCGCCACGGCTCTCGTCGCGGCCGCACCCCCGATTCTCATCATCGCCGTCGCGGGGCTCGCCCTCTTCGGGGCGTTCTCGACCGGCATCGTCAGCGCCTTCGAGGCGCCGGAGACTCGGCTGACGGCCGCGGTCACCCTCATCGTGGTCGCCTCGGGCGTCGTCGTGCTCGGCATCGGCAGCGCCTTCTGGGGCCTCGTGGTCGGCGCGCTGGTGATGCTCGTCACCGCGCGGCGGAGTACCGTCGTACTCACCCCGACAGAGGAGTCGCCATGA
- a CDS encoding IS481 family transposase: protein MVHANADLTPKGRLRVARAVVIDGWSLARVGERFQCSPATAKKWADRYRAGQPMTDRSSRPRHSPRRLSQRTERRIIALRFTRRWDARRIAWHLGLNPSTVGRVLARYRMPRLSHLDRNTGLPIRKQQPVRFEAAAPGDIVHVDIKKLGRIPDGGGWHVHGRGSPQDRRAGAARDRAARRGASSSRGYTFLHHAVDGCTRLAYSEELPDERKETAAAFWVRARQFFADAGFEVKAVMTDNGACYRSRDFAAAVGQARHIRTRPYRPQTNGKVERFNRTLAAEWAYAANYTSNEARSATYADWLEEYNRRRPHSALDGHTPACRVHNLTGRYT, encoded by the coding sequence GTGGTTCACGCTAATGCCGATCTGACACCGAAAGGGCGTCTGCGTGTCGCTCGCGCCGTCGTCATCGACGGGTGGAGTCTTGCTCGAGTCGGGGAGCGGTTTCAATGCTCGCCAGCAACAGCGAAGAAGTGGGCCGATCGATATCGAGCAGGCCAGCCGATGACCGACCGCAGCTCGCGACCCCGTCACTCGCCCCGACGCCTCAGTCAGCGCACGGAGCGACGGATCATTGCGTTGCGATTCACGCGCCGCTGGGATGCGCGTCGGATCGCGTGGCATCTGGGGCTCAACCCCTCGACGGTCGGTCGAGTGCTGGCCCGCTATCGAATGCCTCGGCTGTCGCACCTGGACCGCAACACCGGCTTGCCGATTCGGAAGCAGCAACCGGTCCGGTTCGAAGCGGCTGCCCCTGGGGACATCGTCCACGTTGACATCAAGAAGCTCGGTCGTATCCCGGACGGTGGAGGGTGGCATGTTCATGGTCGCGGGTCACCCCAAGACCGTCGTGCCGGTGCTGCCCGAGATCGCGCCGCACGACGCGGAGCCTCGTCATCGCGCGGCTACACGTTCCTGCATCACGCCGTCGATGGATGCACAAGGTTGGCCTATTCCGAAGAACTTCCGGATGAGCGCAAAGAGACCGCGGCCGCGTTCTGGGTTCGTGCTCGCCAGTTCTTCGCCGATGCCGGCTTCGAGGTCAAGGCGGTCATGACCGATAACGGCGCCTGCTACCGATCCCGTGACTTCGCCGCCGCTGTCGGACAGGCCCGACACATCCGCACCCGCCCCTATCGACCGCAAACCAACGGCAAGGTCGAGCGCTTCAACCGCACACTGGCCGCCGAATGGGCTTACGCAGCGAACTACACCTCCAACGAGGCCCGATCAGCGACCTATGCTGACTGGCTCGAGGAATACAATCGCCGACGACCCCACAGCGCCCTCGACGGTCACACGCCCGCTTGCCGCGTTCACAACCTCACGGGTCGTTACACCTAG
- a CDS encoding IS3 family transposase, whose product MPKPYPIEFRQDVVRVARSREPGVTLEQIAADFGVHPMTLSKWLSRADVEDGVKPGVTSEQSAELREANKRIRLLEQEAEVLRRALAYVSQGSLPGKGSTRS is encoded by the coding sequence ATGCCCAAGCCCTATCCGATCGAGTTCCGCCAGGACGTCGTGCGGGTCGCCCGTAGCCGCGAGCCCGGCGTCACCTTGGAACAGATCGCCGCCGATTTCGGCGTTCACCCGATGACGCTGTCGAAGTGGTTGAGCCGTGCTGATGTGGAAGACGGCGTGAAGCCGGGCGTCACGAGTGAGCAGTCGGCGGAGCTGCGGGAGGCGAACAAACGCATTCGTCTGCTGGAGCAAGAAGCTGAGGTGCTGCGTCGCGCGTTAGCGTATGTCTCCCAGGGCTCCCTGCCGGGAAAAGGTTCTACCCGCTCGTAA
- a CDS encoding IS30 family transposase gives MVRRQQGADRAVRPKLRSPGHPKFQKPVEAAFWVQIAKGLLAEEAAGVVGVASAVGARWFRHAGGMAPFDITQQPSGRYLSFAEREEIAILKEKGKGVREIARSIGRDAGTISRELRRNAATRGGKLEYRASVAQWKADMAAKRPKVAKLVANLRLRAYVEDRLSGKITRSDGTVVTGPEPPRFTGRGKPHRKDRAWSWAWSPEQISHRLRIDFPDDESMRISPEAIYQSLYIEGRGALKRELVWSLRTGRALRVPRERSRRKTWAHVTSETLISERPAEADDRAVPGHWEGDLLIGLERSAVGTVVERKTRYTLLVHLPREEGYRHKETPKNGPALAGYGAVTMKNALANTMSALPAQLTRSLTWDRGKEMSAHAQFRVETGIPVFFADPQSPWQRGTNENTNGLLRQYFPKGTDLSRWSAEDIEAVAFALNTRPRKSLGWMTPAEAFNEQLLLLQQAGVASTG, from the coding sequence ATGGTTCGTCGTCAGCAGGGCGCGGACAGGGCGGTTCGTCCGAAGCTCCGCTCGCCGGGGCATCCGAAGTTCCAGAAGCCGGTCGAGGCGGCGTTCTGGGTGCAGATCGCGAAAGGGCTGCTCGCGGAGGAAGCCGCGGGTGTTGTCGGCGTGGCGTCCGCGGTCGGCGCGAGATGGTTCCGACACGCTGGCGGCATGGCGCCGTTCGACATCACCCAGCAGCCGTCGGGCCGCTACCTCTCGTTCGCTGAGCGCGAGGAGATCGCGATTCTCAAGGAGAAGGGCAAGGGCGTTCGCGAGATCGCTCGCTCCATCGGCCGCGATGCCGGGACGATCTCTCGCGAGCTGCGGCGCAACGCGGCCACGCGGGGCGGGAAGCTGGAGTATCGGGCCTCGGTCGCGCAGTGGAAGGCGGACATGGCCGCGAAGCGACCCAAGGTTGCGAAGCTTGTCGCGAACCTGAGGCTGCGCGCGTATGTCGAGGATCGCCTGTCGGGGAAGATCACCCGCTCCGATGGCACGGTCGTCACCGGTCCCGAGCCGCCGCGGTTCACCGGGAGAGGCAAGCCGCATCGGAAGGACAGGGCCTGGTCCTGGGCTTGGAGTCCGGAGCAGATCTCGCACCGGTTGAGGATCGACTTCCCGGATGATGAGTCCATGCGCATCAGCCCAGAGGCGATCTACCAGTCGCTCTACATCGAGGGCCGCGGCGCGCTCAAGCGCGAACTCGTCTGGAGCCTCCGTACGGGCAGGGCGCTGCGCGTCCCGAGGGAGCGGTCGCGGCGCAAGACCTGGGCGCACGTCACGTCGGAGACGCTCATCAGCGAACGGCCAGCGGAAGCCGACGACCGCGCTGTTCCAGGCCATTGGGAGGGCGATCTGCTGATCGGGTTGGAGCGCTCCGCGGTCGGCACGGTCGTCGAGCGCAAGACCCGTTACACGCTGCTCGTCCACCTCCCGCGAGAAGAGGGTTATCGGCACAAGGAAACGCCGAAGAACGGGCCGGCGTTGGCTGGCTACGGCGCAGTCACGATGAAGAACGCTCTCGCGAACACGATGTCGGCGCTGCCGGCGCAGCTGACACGTTCGTTGACCTGGGATCGCGGCAAGGAGATGTCTGCTCACGCGCAGTTCCGCGTCGAGACGGGCATCCCAGTGTTCTTCGCCGATCCGCAGTCGCCCTGGCAGCGCGGCACGAACGAGAACACGAATGGCCTGCTGCGTCAGTACTTCCCGAAGGGCACCGACCTGTCCCGATGGAGCGCCGAAGACATCGAAGCCGTCGCATTCGCGCTGAACACGCGCCCTCGCAAGTCGCTCGGGTGGATGACCCCCGCGGAGGCCTTCAACGAGCAGCTACTGTTGCTCCAACAGGCCGGTGTTGCATCGACTGGTTGA
- a CDS encoding IS110 family transposase, which produces MRIQRTSVGLDVHARSVVGCAIDEDTGEVIRHRFGYDPAAVLEWVRSLPQPAAVTYEAGPTGFALARLFTAAGIECLVAAPSKLQRPVGERVKTDARDAMHLARLLRLGEIVAVAVPTIEQETARDLVRAREDNRGELMAARHRLSKLLLRHGIIYDGKQAWTGAHDAWLRRQRFDHPGLQAAFDADYEAVQQVRARKDRLDAIIEQMAATSNYAPVVRRLGCLRGISTLTGFGLAVEIGNWERFTGSSIGAFVGLVPSEHSSGQSRSQGSITKTGNTHARRLLVEAAWHHRKPYRPGAVMQARWAAAPSLAVSRGDDGNRRLHQKWQHFTARKKRPTIANVAIARELAGWCWSLAVMPD; this is translated from the coding sequence TTGAGAATCCAGCGTACGAGCGTCGGTCTGGACGTGCACGCCCGCAGCGTCGTGGGATGCGCGATCGACGAGGACACTGGGGAAGTGATCCGTCACCGTTTCGGCTACGACCCCGCGGCAGTGCTGGAGTGGGTGCGGAGCCTGCCGCAGCCGGCAGCGGTGACGTATGAGGCCGGGCCGACCGGGTTCGCTCTGGCCCGCTTGTTCACCGCCGCAGGCATCGAGTGCCTCGTGGCGGCGCCGTCGAAGTTGCAGCGCCCGGTCGGGGAGCGAGTCAAGACCGACGCCAGGGACGCGATGCATTTGGCAAGACTGCTGCGACTGGGAGAGATCGTCGCGGTTGCCGTGCCCACGATCGAGCAGGAAACCGCACGCGACCTGGTGCGAGCACGAGAGGACAATCGGGGTGAGCTGATGGCTGCACGGCATCGGCTCTCGAAGCTGCTGTTGCGCCACGGGATCATCTATGACGGCAAGCAGGCGTGGACCGGCGCGCATGATGCCTGGCTGCGCCGGCAAAGGTTCGACCATCCCGGACTGCAGGCCGCGTTCGATGCCGACTACGAAGCAGTGCAGCAGGTGCGCGCCCGCAAAGACCGACTCGACGCGATCATCGAGCAGATGGCCGCGACCAGCAACTACGCGCCCGTGGTGCGACGCCTGGGGTGCTTGCGCGGGATCTCGACCTTGACCGGGTTCGGCCTCGCGGTCGAGATCGGCAACTGGGAGCGCTTCACCGGATCCAGCATCGGCGCGTTCGTCGGGCTGGTGCCCTCAGAGCACTCCTCCGGACAGTCACGCTCGCAAGGCTCGATCACCAAGACCGGCAACACTCACGCCCGCCGCCTGCTGGTCGAGGCCGCCTGGCATCACCGCAAACCCTATCGGCCCGGAGCGGTGATGCAGGCCCGGTGGGCTGCCGCGCCCAGCCTCGCCGTGTCCCGCGGCGACGACGGCAACCGGCGCCTGCATCAGAAATGGCAGCACTTCACCGCACGCAAGAAGCGGCCCACGATCGCGAACGTCGCCATCGCCCGCGAGCTCGCCGGCTGGTGCTGGTCCCTGGCTGTGATGCCCGACTGA
- a CDS encoding pyridoxamine 5'-phosphate oxidase family protein has translation MSESLRDRLRALPAFAAELPEFDPTTAPARADELFLQWLDHALAHGVMQPHACTLSTAGPTGHVTARTLILKDLVDGAWVFAGARSTRKGIDLAANPSAALTFYWPELGRQVRVTGEVEELPSAVAAADWAARPAVTEPHNPDWAAWALTPTEVEFWQARHDRQHVRHWYRAEP, from the coding sequence ATGAGTGAGAGCCTGCGCGACCGCCTCCGTGCCCTGCCGGCCTTCGCCGCCGAGCTGCCGGAGTTCGATCCGACCACCGCCCCCGCCCGCGCCGACGAGCTCTTCCTGCAGTGGCTCGACCACGCGCTCGCGCACGGGGTCATGCAGCCGCACGCCTGCACACTGTCCACGGCCGGGCCGACCGGGCATGTCACGGCGCGAACGCTCATTCTGAAAGACCTGGTCGATGGCGCCTGGGTGTTCGCGGGTGCGCGCTCGACCCGCAAGGGCATCGACCTCGCGGCGAACCCCAGCGCGGCGCTGACCTTCTACTGGCCCGAGCTGGGCCGGCAGGTGCGCGTGACCGGCGAGGTCGAGGAGCTGCCGAGCGCCGTCGCCGCGGCCGACTGGGCCGCGCGCCCCGCGGTGACCGAGCCGCACAACCCCGACTGGGCGGCCTGGGCGCTGACCCCGACCGAGGTCGAGTTCTGGCAGGCCCGCCACGACCGCCAGCACGTGCGGCACTGGTACCGCGCCGAGCCCTAG